A region of Pyxidicoccus parkwaysis DNA encodes the following proteins:
- a CDS encoding glutaminase, which yields MDYQAILDEVMTAVRPLIGQGRVANYIPALAAVDPSRFGMALATVDGQVFGVGDWRVPFSIQSISKVFTLALTLARDGDAVWRRVGKEPSGNPFNSLVQLEYEQGIPRNPFINAGALVITDRLLRLTGDSRGVLRDFLRAESGNPSLDFDPVVAASEAEHGHRNAALAHFMASYGNIESPVAQVLEHYFWQCSLTASCADLARACGFLARHGQRAGGERLLTRSQAKQVNAVMLTCGTYDAAGEFAYRVGLPGKSGVGGGIIAVIPNRCGLCVWSPGLDARGNSVAGVEALDRFTTLTGLSVF from the coding sequence ATGGACTATCAGGCGATTCTCGACGAGGTGATGACCGCGGTCCGGCCGCTCATTGGCCAGGGGCGTGTGGCCAACTACATCCCCGCGCTCGCGGCCGTGGACCCGAGCCGCTTCGGCATGGCCCTGGCCACCGTGGACGGCCAGGTCTTCGGCGTGGGCGACTGGCGCGTGCCCTTCTCCATCCAGAGCATCTCCAAGGTCTTCACCCTCGCCCTCACCCTCGCCCGCGACGGTGACGCCGTCTGGCGCCGCGTCGGCAAGGAGCCCTCGGGCAATCCCTTCAACTCCCTCGTCCAGCTCGAATACGAGCAGGGCATCCCACGCAATCCGTTCATCAACGCGGGCGCGCTCGTCATCACCGACCGGCTGCTCCGTCTCACCGGCGACTCGCGCGGCGTGCTGCGCGACTTCCTCCGCGCGGAGAGCGGCAACCCTTCCCTGGACTTCGACCCCGTCGTCGCCGCCTCCGAGGCCGAGCACGGCCACCGCAACGCCGCCCTAGCCCACTTCATGGCCAGCTACGGCAACATCGAGAGCCCCGTCGCCCAGGTGCTGGAGCACTACTTCTGGCAGTGCTCCCTCACCGCGAGCTGCGCGGACCTCGCTCGCGCCTGTGGCTTCCTGGCCCGCCATGGCCAGCGCGCCGGTGGAGAACGGCTGCTCACGCGGAGCCAGGCCAAGCAGGTCAACGCCGTCATGCTCACCTGCGGCACCTACGATGCCGCGGGCGAGTTCGCCTACCGCGTCGGCCTGCCCGGCAAGAGCGGCGTGGGCGGCGGCATCATCGCCGTCATCCCCAACCGCTGCGGCCTCTGCGTGTGGAGCCCCGGGCTCGATGCCCGAGGCAACTCGGTGGCCGGTGTGGAGGCGCTGGACCGCTTCACCACCCTCACCGGCCTCTCCGTGTTCTGA